The following proteins are co-located in the Aurantiacibacter atlanticus genome:
- a CDS encoding citrate synthase translates to MADKQAELAIGSESFDFPTLEGSCGPDVIDIRKLYGKTGRFTFDPGYKSTASCESALTYIDGDEGVLLHRGYPIGQLAEHSSFMEVAYLMLNGELPKQDVLDDFTHTITYHTMLHDQMRQFYQGFRRDAHPMAIMCGVVGALSSFYHDSTDISDPEHRKISSHRLIAKMPTIAAWAYKYAVGQPFMQPDNSLSYTGNFLRMTFGVPAEEYEVVPAVEKAMDRIFILHADHEQNASTSTVRLAGSSGANPFACISAGIACLWGPAHGGANEAALNMLREIGTPDRIPHYIERAKDKNDPFRLMGFGHRVYKNYDPRATVMQKTVREVFDVLKVKDPVFETALRLEEIALSDPYFQEKKLFPNVDFYSGIILSAIGFPTTMFTALFALARTVGWIAQWNEMISDPGQVIGRPRQLYTGPTERDYIMVNDR, encoded by the coding sequence TTGGCAGATAAGCAGGCAGAACTGGCAATTGGCAGCGAAAGTTTCGATTTTCCGACGCTGGAGGGAAGTTGTGGACCCGATGTCATCGATATCCGCAAACTCTACGGCAAGACCGGCAGATTCACATTTGATCCCGGGTATAAATCGACTGCCAGCTGCGAAAGCGCACTGACATATATCGATGGCGATGAAGGTGTGCTGCTTCACCGTGGCTATCCCATTGGCCAATTGGCTGAACATTCCAGCTTCATGGAAGTGGCCTATCTGATGCTGAATGGGGAACTGCCCAAGCAGGACGTTCTCGACGATTTCACGCACACGATCACCTATCACACCATGCTGCATGACCAGATGCGGCAGTTCTACCAGGGTTTCCGCCGTGATGCGCACCCTATGGCGATTATGTGCGGCGTGGTTGGCGCGCTCAGCTCCTTCTATCACGACAGCACCGATATTTCCGATCCGGAACATCGCAAGATTTCTAGCCATCGCCTGATCGCCAAAATGCCGACAATTGCGGCATGGGCGTATAAATATGCGGTCGGCCAGCCTTTCATGCAGCCTGACAACAGCCTCAGCTACACTGGAAATTTCCTGCGCATGACCTTCGGCGTTCCGGCAGAGGAATATGAAGTTGTTCCCGCGGTTGAAAAGGCGATGGATCGTATCTTCATCCTACACGCCGATCACGAACAGAACGCCTCGACATCCACTGTGCGGCTTGCCGGTTCTTCGGGCGCGAACCCATTTGCCTGCATATCCGCTGGTATCGCGTGCCTGTGGGGCCCGGCGCATGGCGGCGCGAATGAAGCCGCGCTCAACATGCTGCGCGAAATCGGTACGCCCGATCGCATCCCGCACTATATCGAGCGCGCCAAGGACAAGAACGATCCGTTCCGCCTGATGGGATTTGGTCACCGCGTCTATAAGAACTACGATCCGCGTGCCACGGTGATGCAAAAGACTGTGCGCGAAGTGTTCGACGTTCTTAAAGTCAAGGATCCGGTTTTCGAAACAGCACTTCGTCTGGAAGAAATCGCACTCAGCGATCCGTATTTCCAGGAAAAGAAGCTGTTCCCGAATGTCGATTTCTATTCCGGCATCATCCTGTCGGCAATCGGCTTCCCGACAACCATGTTCACTGCATTGTTCGCCCTTGCCCGCACCGTGGGCTGGATCGCGCAATGGAATGAAATGATTTCCGATCCTGGTCAGGTGATCGGCCGTCCGCGCCAACTTTACACCGGACCGACCGAGCGCGATTACATCATGGTCAACGATCGCTAA
- the gltX gene encoding glutamate--tRNA ligase: MASSDGNGLGTQRPVITRFAPSPTGFLHIGNARTGLFSWLYARHLGGKALLRIEDTDKKRSTQEAIDVILDGLDWLGLEFDGETVFQSERADRHAEVAQKLLDAGKAYKCFATTEELSEMREQQRAAKQPIRYDGRWRDRDPVEAPEGAEFTIRIKTPEGGETIIEDAVQGRVKVDNREIDDFILLRADGTPTYMLAVVVDDMDMGCTHIIRGDDHLNNAFRQMQVIEAMQGVEDGWERPVYAHVPLIHGNDGAKLSKRHGALGVRDYREMGILPEALFNYLLRLGWGHGDQEEFSREEAIALFDIEAVGKGPSRFDMKKLLNMNGNYIRAADDARLARLTADAIGPQADVAVLTNAMPVFKTRARNLSELADGAAFLFKSRPLDMDEKAAALLDGEAQTRLSAISGRLHAESDWTLTALEANLKAYAEELGLGLGKLAQPLRAALTGQTTSPGIFDVLVLLGREESLARIDAQVTV; encoded by the coding sequence ATGGCAAGTTCGGATGGCAATGGATTGGGTACACAGCGTCCTGTTATCACGCGTTTTGCCCCCAGCCCCACCGGTTTCCTGCATATCGGAAACGCCCGAACTGGCCTGTTTAGCTGGCTTTATGCCCGTCACCTAGGTGGCAAGGCTCTCCTGCGGATCGAAGATACGGACAAGAAGCGCTCCACGCAGGAGGCGATTGACGTGATCCTTGATGGGCTAGACTGGCTGGGATTGGAATTTGACGGGGAAACCGTGTTCCAGAGTGAGCGCGCAGACCGTCACGCTGAAGTCGCGCAAAAGTTGCTGGATGCGGGCAAGGCCTATAAGTGTTTCGCCACAACCGAAGAATTGTCCGAAATGCGCGAACAGCAGCGCGCGGCAAAGCAGCCGATACGCTATGACGGGCGCTGGCGCGATCGCGATCCGGTCGAAGCGCCGGAGGGTGCCGAATTCACCATTCGTATCAAAACTCCCGAAGGCGGCGAAACGATAATTGAGGACGCTGTGCAAGGGCGCGTCAAGGTCGACAATCGCGAGATTGACGATTTCATCCTGTTGCGCGCTGATGGCACTCCGACCTATATGCTCGCTGTGGTGGTCGATGACATGGATATGGGTTGCACCCACATAATCCGCGGTGATGATCACTTGAACAATGCCTTTCGCCAGATGCAGGTGATTGAGGCAATGCAAGGCGTAGAAGATGGCTGGGAACGGCCGGTTTACGCCCACGTCCCGCTCATCCATGGCAATGATGGCGCCAAGCTGTCCAAGCGCCACGGCGCATTGGGCGTACGCGATTACCGCGAGATGGGCATTCTTCCCGAAGCGCTGTTCAATTACCTCCTGCGGCTTGGGTGGGGGCATGGCGACCAGGAAGAATTCAGCCGCGAAGAAGCCATCGCACTTTTCGATATCGAGGCCGTCGGCAAAGGACCGAGCCGGTTCGACATGAAAAAGCTGCTGAACATGAATGGTAACTACATTCGCGCCGCCGATGATGCTCGCCTCGCACGTTTAACGGCGGATGCCATCGGCCCGCAAGCTGATGTGGCGGTGCTGACAAATGCCATGCCTGTATTCAAGACACGCGCCCGGAATTTAAGCGAACTGGCCGATGGTGCAGCCTTTTTGTTCAAGTCGCGGCCATTGGATATGGATGAGAAGGCGGCAGCATTGCTGGATGGCGAGGCGCAGACGCGGCTTTCTGCCATTTCCGGGCGTCTGCATGCGGAATCTGACTGGACATTAACCGCGCTGGAGGCCAATCTGAAAGCCTACGCGGAAGAGCTGGGTCTCGGCCTTGGCAAACTTGCGCAGCCGCTTCGTGCGGCGCTCACAGGGCAAACTACCTCGCCCGGAATTTTCGATGTGCTCGTCCTCCTGGGAAGGGAGGAAAGCCTCGCGCGGATTGATGCGCAGGTTACGGTCTGA
- a CDS encoding ComEC/Rec2 family competence protein has protein sequence MAETAEQFLDTAGFDRGPWLAVALAAGIGAWFVLPNGTGWVAAMASGLLLAMGALAVWKGRMDRTNLVTALVACGLLFAFGTGLIWARSAIVGAEAFDWPMSERVEGRVLERIEQPAQDRVRLVLAIRSPEDGAPVRIRVNVPLELATPEMGEGALVRAQARLMPPASSMLPGGYNFARAAWFNGLAATGSLQGEIEVVEPAPPGEAVIAGIQRRLSAHVRQQLGGSAGSIAAAFASGDRGAIIAADEDAMRDAGLTHLLSISGLHVSAVIAATYVLAIKLLAFWPWLTLRVRLPVVAAAVAAMGGIGYTLLTGAQVPTVRSCIGAVLVLIALALGREPLSLRMVAVAAVAVMLAWPETLVGPSFQMSFCAVIAIVALHNAEPVKRFLAPREESWFTRTGRRAVMLLVTGMVIEIALMPVVLFHFHRAGVYGALANVIAIPLVTFVSMPLIAIALLFDVIGAGAPFWWLAGNSLDLLIGIAHFTSSQPGAVKLVPQMTLPTIALFMAGGLWLALWRGRARLLGFIPATIATILLLITPIPDVLISADGRHVGITGEGDGLLVLRDTRSDFTRDNLLELSGVEGDTIPLAQWPAAQCSPDFCALTLERGGRSWHLLMSRSRDIVAERALAAACERADIVVSDRWLPRSCMPGWLKADRRMLEANGGLALNLENRTMRTVAQGEGEHGWWRVRDGD, from the coding sequence ATGGCAGAGACTGCGGAGCAATTTCTCGACACGGCAGGCTTTGACCGGGGGCCTTGGCTGGCGGTGGCGCTGGCTGCGGGCATTGGTGCATGGTTCGTCCTGCCAAATGGGACAGGTTGGGTCGCCGCCATGGCCAGCGGGTTGCTTCTGGCGATGGGCGCTCTTGCTGTCTGGAAAGGACGGATGGACCGCACCAATCTTGTCACTGCGCTTGTTGCCTGTGGCCTGCTCTTTGCCTTTGGCACCGGTCTGATCTGGGCAAGATCCGCCATTGTCGGCGCAGAGGCATTTGATTGGCCCATGTCCGAACGGGTAGAAGGCCGTGTGCTCGAAAGAATCGAGCAACCAGCGCAGGATCGTGTGCGATTGGTGCTTGCCATCCGCAGTCCTGAAGATGGCGCGCCAGTGCGGATCAGGGTCAATGTTCCGCTTGAACTAGCGACCCCGGAAATGGGTGAGGGCGCCCTTGTTCGTGCGCAGGCGCGGTTGATGCCGCCTGCCTCGTCAATGCTGCCGGGCGGATACAATTTTGCGCGCGCGGCATGGTTCAATGGATTGGCGGCAACCGGTAGCCTTCAGGGCGAAATCGAGGTGGTTGAGCCAGCTCCGCCCGGCGAGGCCGTAATCGCTGGCATACAACGCCGCCTTTCCGCGCATGTGCGACAGCAATTGGGTGGTTCGGCAGGAAGTATCGCTGCAGCATTCGCCAGCGGGGATCGCGGCGCCATCATAGCAGCGGATGAAGATGCGATGCGCGATGCGGGACTTACTCACCTGCTGTCCATCAGTGGCCTGCATGTGAGTGCCGTTATCGCTGCAACCTATGTTCTGGCCATAAAGCTGCTGGCGTTCTGGCCGTGGCTCACCTTGCGCGTGCGGCTTCCTGTAGTGGCAGCTGCTGTCGCGGCCATGGGGGGCATTGGCTACACCCTCTTGACCGGCGCGCAGGTGCCAACGGTGCGCAGCTGCATTGGCGCGGTGCTGGTGTTGATCGCGCTTGCATTAGGACGGGAACCGTTATCTTTGCGGATGGTGGCGGTGGCAGCCGTTGCGGTGATGCTTGCCTGGCCTGAAACGCTTGTCGGGCCGAGCTTCCAGATGAGTTTCTGCGCTGTCATCGCCATTGTCGCGCTGCATAATGCAGAACCGGTCAAGCGTTTTCTAGCACCGCGAGAGGAAAGCTGGTTCACCCGTACCGGAAGGCGCGCGGTGATGCTTTTGGTGACCGGTATGGTCATTGAAATTGCCTTGATGCCGGTCGTGTTGTTTCACTTTCACCGGGCAGGTGTTTACGGAGCACTGGCAAATGTAATCGCGATACCTCTTGTCACTTTCGTCTCCATGCCGCTGATTGCAATTGCATTGCTGTTCGACGTCATAGGTGCCGGCGCACCATTCTGGTGGTTGGCTGGTAATTCCCTCGATCTCTTGATTGGCATTGCTCATTTCACATCGAGCCAGCCCGGTGCAGTGAAGCTCGTCCCGCAAATGACATTGCCCACCATCGCCCTGTTCATGGCAGGCGGATTATGGCTGGCATTATGGAGGGGAAGGGCGCGATTATTGGGCTTTATCCCTGCAACTATCGCGACAATATTGCTCCTCATCACGCCAATTCCCGATGTGCTGATTTCTGCCGATGGACGGCATGTAGGTATAACTGGTGAAGGTGACGGCCTTCTGGTGCTTCGTGACACGCGCAGTGACTTTACCCGTGACAATCTGCTCGAACTATCCGGAGTGGAGGGCGATACGATCCCCCTCGCACAATGGCCGGCCGCGCAGTGTAGTCCGGACTTTTGCGCATTGACATTGGAGCGAGGCGGACGTTCCTGGCATCTGTTGATGAGCCGTAGCAGAGATATCGTCGCCGAAAGAGCATTGGCCGCAGCGTGCGAGCGGGCCGATATCGTCGTTTCAGATCGCTGGCTTCCTCGCAGCTGCATGCCAGGCTGGCTGAAGGCTGACCGGCGCATGCTTGAGGCCAATGGCGGACTCGCTCTGAATCTCGAAAACAGGACAATGCGGACAGTTGCCCAAGGCGAGGGTGAACATGGGTGGTGGCGCGTGCGAGACGGCGATTGA
- the lexA gene encoding transcriptional repressor LexA — protein MLTAKQHELLLFIHRRLEDSGISPSFEEMKEALDLKSKSGVHRLISALEERGFIRRLPNRARALEVVKMPESLGSGDPVAKITTAPAATPQPANDVVEIPLHGRIAAGVPIEALEGSQTLPVPAALLGSGEHYALEVSGDSMIEAGIFDGDFALVKKASTARDGDIVVALVNGEEATLKYLFHDGGQIRLDPANASYDPQVYTDSQIEVQGKLAGLLRRYH, from the coding sequence ATGTTGACCGCCAAGCAGCACGAATTGCTACTTTTTATCCATCGCCGTCTCGAAGATAGCGGCATCTCCCCCAGTTTTGAGGAGATGAAGGAAGCGCTGGATCTAAAAAGCAAATCTGGCGTGCATCGTTTGATCTCTGCCCTTGAAGAACGCGGCTTCATCCGGCGCTTGCCAAACCGCGCCCGCGCTCTGGAAGTGGTCAAGATGCCGGAGAGCCTCGGGTCCGGTGACCCCGTGGCAAAGATCACAACAGCTCCGGCTGCCACGCCCCAGCCAGCCAATGATGTCGTTGAAATCCCGCTGCACGGCAGGATCGCCGCTGGTGTTCCGATCGAAGCGCTAGAAGGCAGCCAAACTCTTCCCGTTCCTGCAGCCCTGCTTGGCTCTGGCGAACATTATGCGTTGGAAGTATCGGGCGATTCAATGATTGAGGCAGGCATTTTCGATGGTGACTTCGCATTGGTGAAGAAGGCCAGCACGGCGCGCGACGGAGATATTGTCGTAGCCTTGGTCAATGGTGAGGAAGCTACGCTGAAATATCTGTTTCACGATGGAGGCCAGATCCGTCTTGATCCGGCTAATGCCTCCTATGACCCGCAGGTCTACACAGATAGCCAGATTGAAGTTCAGGGTAAGCTTGCAGGGCTTTTGCGCCGCTATCATTGA
- a CDS encoding molybdopterin molybdotransferase MoeA, translating to MTLPAPIPLAEAQARLLALVPVLHSETIPIADASGRYLAKDLIAGRTHPPADLSAMDGYAMPAGDTGGPWRIIGESAAGHPCPQALSSGEAVRISTGAIMPQGAGAILLQENALRDGDNLSVSGKDAATSAHIRRMGFDFAVGDCLMEAGMKIAPAQIALAISGGHGAVAVGSRPRICVIDSGDELASDPAKVSRHQVPASNGVMIASLAESLASTCLHIGPVDDELDSLLNAFEQVGDADVIVTNGGASVGDHDLVLPALEKWGATIEFWRVAVKPGKPLMVAQKEEKIVLGLPGNPVSSYVIAYLFLLPLLRHMAGARQPIPIALPLPLCTDLPATGPRAEFLRGRLGPGGVTPIGQRDSSAVRALATSDALIERPPHSSPAITGDVADVYLLQNGGNA from the coding sequence ATGACTTTGCCCGCCCCCATTCCGCTTGCAGAGGCGCAGGCTCGATTACTTGCCCTTGTCCCTGTCTTGCACAGTGAGACCATTCCAATTGCGGATGCCAGCGGGCGTTATTTGGCAAAGGACCTGATTGCAGGCCGAACACACCCCCCGGCCGATCTTTCTGCGATGGATGGCTATGCCATGCCCGCTGGCGATACTGGCGGACCATGGCGCATCATCGGAGAAAGTGCGGCGGGCCATCCCTGCCCGCAGGCATTGTCATCCGGCGAAGCGGTGCGGATATCCACGGGCGCCATAATGCCGCAGGGAGCTGGCGCGATATTGCTGCAGGAAAACGCTTTGCGTGATGGCGATAACCTCAGTGTTTCGGGCAAGGACGCCGCAACATCTGCACACATAAGGCGCATGGGCTTCGATTTTGCAGTGGGTGATTGTCTGATGGAAGCGGGAATGAAGATCGCTCCCGCCCAGATCGCCCTCGCTATCTCCGGGGGGCACGGGGCTGTAGCAGTCGGTAGTCGTCCGCGCATCTGCGTGATCGATAGCGGAGATGAACTGGCTTCCGATCCTGCCAAAGTGTCCCGTCATCAAGTCCCTGCAAGCAATGGTGTGATGATCGCGAGCCTCGCCGAATCACTGGCGTCGACATGCCTCCATATCGGACCTGTCGATGACGAGCTCGATTCTCTTCTGAATGCTTTTGAACAGGTGGGCGACGCTGATGTTATCGTCACCAACGGAGGGGCCTCTGTGGGCGATCACGATCTTGTTCTTCCGGCACTGGAAAAATGGGGTGCCACGATAGAATTCTGGCGGGTAGCGGTGAAGCCGGGTAAACCGCTTATGGTGGCGCAAAAGGAAGAAAAGATCGTACTCGGCCTGCCCGGCAATCCGGTGTCGAGCTATGTCATCGCCTATTTGTTCCTCCTGCCCTTATTGCGCCATATGGCAGGAGCGCGCCAACCGATCCCGATTGCATTGCCTCTGCCGTTATGCACAGATTTGCCAGCGACCGGCCCGCGCGCAGAGTTTCTTCGAGGGCGCCTTGGTCCTGGCGGTGTCACGCCGATTGGCCAGCGCGACAGCAGCGCTGTGCGCGCATTGGCAACTTCAGATGCCCTTATCGAACGACCGCCACATTCATCACCGGCCATCACCGGCGATGTTGCGGATGTCTATCTGCTCCAAAATGGCGGAAACGCTTGA
- the moaC gene encoding cyclic pyranopterin monophosphate synthase MoaC, translating into MTRLTHLDDNGAARMVDVGSKSATVRSARAEGHIRMSAPTLQAIRDGSGPKGDVLAVARVAGIMAAKKTGDLIPLCHPLALDKVIVDFAFDAGGITVSASAALTGKTGVEMEALTAASIALLTIYDMAKALEKGMVIQDVRLIEKTGGKNGDWHTDRKAQ; encoded by the coding sequence ATGACCCGGCTGACTCATCTCGATGATAATGGCGCTGCCCGCATGGTTGATGTGGGCAGCAAATCCGCAACGGTGCGTTCAGCCAGGGCAGAGGGCCACATTCGCATGTCGGCGCCCACCCTGCAGGCCATTCGCGATGGTAGTGGGCCGAAAGGCGACGTGCTGGCGGTGGCGCGCGTTGCCGGAATTATGGCCGCGAAAAAGACCGGCGATCTCATTCCGCTATGTCATCCTCTTGCACTCGATAAGGTAATTGTCGATTTCGCATTTGATGCCGGTGGCATCACGGTTTCTGCAAGTGCAGCTCTCACCGGCAAAACGGGTGTCGAAATGGAAGCCCTGACCGCCGCATCCATCGCCTTGCTCACCATTTATGACATGGCAAAGGCGCTAGAGAAGGGCATGGTCATTCAAGATGTGCGGCTGATCGAGAAAACTGGCGGCAAGAATGGTGACTGGCACACAGATCGCAAAGCACAATGA
- a CDS encoding DUF3597 domain-containing protein, giving the protein MGIFSSIKNAIFGDDKEEKAAAAPKPATSGFNRTSTSAISEVDVEARLDGMHDADKLNWRESIVDLMKLVGLDPSYSNRQELANELGDSDYSGKAEENIWLHKQVMKKLAAAGGRVPQSLKD; this is encoded by the coding sequence ATGGGAATTTTCAGCTCTATCAAGAACGCGATTTTTGGCGATGACAAGGAAGAGAAAGCCGCCGCCGCTCCCAAGCCGGCGACATCCGGCTTCAACCGTACATCTACCTCTGCCATTTCCGAAGTCGATGTCGAAGCACGGCTGGACGGCATGCATGATGCGGACAAGCTCAATTGGCGTGAGTCTATAGTCGACCTGATGAAGCTGGTCGGTCTGGATCCCAGCTATTCCAACCGGCAGGAACTTGCCAATGAATTGGGTGACAGTGATTACTCGGGCAAAGCCGAGGAAAATATCTGGCTCCACAAGCAGGTCATGAAAAAACTCGCCGCAGCAGGTGGCCGCGTCCCGCAGTCGCTGAAGGACTGA
- the trpC gene encoding indole-3-glycerol phosphate synthase TrpC gives MSDRLAEICATKREEVATRKTALTIDDCDNLAREASAPRGFRRALEEKAASGFSLIAEIKKASPSKGLIRADFRPHQHALDYTKGGAACLSVLTDAPYFQGHEDYMMEARASTRLPVLRKDFMVDPWQVAESRMIGADAILVIVAALDDILMAEIEAAALERGMDVLIEVHDETEMERASKYLTSRLIGVNNRDLRTFTTDLATTEKLASMAPDDALLVGESGIGSHRDCVRLAKSGVRSFLVGESLMRQEDIVGATKALIGH, from the coding sequence ATGAGCGACAGACTTGCTGAAATATGCGCTACCAAGCGCGAAGAAGTTGCCACTCGAAAGACGGCTCTTACAATCGATGATTGCGACAATTTGGCAAGAGAAGCGTCGGCGCCAAGAGGGTTCCGCCGCGCATTGGAGGAAAAGGCAGCGTCCGGTTTTTCCCTGATTGCCGAAATCAAGAAGGCCAGTCCATCGAAGGGTTTGATCCGCGCTGATTTCCGTCCGCACCAGCATGCTCTGGATTATACCAAGGGTGGCGCAGCATGCCTTTCCGTCCTGACCGATGCGCCCTATTTTCAGGGCCATGAAGATTACATGATGGAAGCGCGTGCCAGCACGCGATTGCCAGTGCTGCGCAAGGATTTCATGGTCGATCCGTGGCAGGTCGCCGAAAGCCGCATGATCGGGGCCGATGCCATCCTTGTCATCGTGGCTGCACTCGATGACATTCTGATGGCCGAGATAGAGGCGGCAGCGCTCGAACGCGGAATGGATGTGCTGATCGAAGTGCATGATGAAACGGAGATGGAGCGCGCGTCGAAGTATCTCACTTCGCGACTGATCGGGGTCAATAATCGCGACCTGCGTACATTCACTACTGATCTTGCCACGACCGAAAAGCTTGCCTCGATGGCCCCGGACGATGCTCTTCTTGTGGGCGAAAGCGGTATAGGTTCACACCGGGATTGTGTTCGTCTCGCCAAGTCTGGCGTACGGTCTTTCCTCGTGGGTGAGAGCCTTATGCGGCAGGAAGATATCGTCGGCGCGACAAAAGCTCTGATCGGACATTAG
- the trpD gene encoding anthranilate phosphoribosyltransferase → MSGVLPPADIALTEADAERAFADMLDGEPSDNEIARFLSDLSDRGERAEEIAGAALAMRKRLIPIEAPDNAIDVCGTGGDGHHTLNVSTAVSLIVAACGVPVAKHGNRAASSKAGAADTLEALGLDMDAAGRTAEKTLAEIGICFLFAKNHHPAMARIQPIRQKLGKRTIFNLMGPLSNPARVRRQLIGIARPAYVPIYAEAMARLGTERAFIVSGDEGLDELSLDEGNEMADVQGREVRMRRVDASEAGLTHAPVEAIRGGDAMHNAKALEALLMGAPGPYRDAVLFNSAGALLVAGVVESWSEGVEEAGEAIDKGLAKALLACWIDTAK, encoded by the coding sequence ATGAGCGGCGTCCTGCCTCCTGCCGATATTGCGCTGACCGAGGCGGATGCTGAGCGTGCCTTTGCCGATATGCTGGATGGCGAGCCTTCAGATAACGAGATCGCCCGTTTTCTTTCCGATCTGTCGGACAGGGGCGAACGTGCAGAGGAAATCGCCGGAGCTGCGCTGGCCATGCGCAAACGGCTCATCCCGATAGAGGCGCCCGACAATGCGATCGACGTTTGCGGCACTGGCGGCGACGGGCACCACACGCTCAATGTCTCGACCGCAGTCAGCCTTATCGTCGCTGCTTGTGGTGTTCCGGTCGCCAAACATGGCAACCGCGCGGCAAGCTCTAAGGCAGGCGCCGCAGATACGCTGGAAGCGCTCGGTCTGGATATGGATGCAGCCGGACGGACAGCAGAAAAGACGCTGGCCGAAATCGGCATCTGCTTTCTGTTCGCAAAGAACCACCATCCCGCAATGGCGCGTATCCAACCAATCCGGCAGAAGCTGGGCAAACGCACGATCTTCAATCTCATGGGCCCGCTTTCCAATCCTGCCCGCGTACGCCGCCAACTGATCGGCATTGCGCGCCCTGCCTACGTTCCGATCTATGCCGAAGCGATGGCGCGTTTGGGGACTGAGCGGGCATTTATTGTTTCAGGTGATGAAGGGCTGGACGAACTCAGTCTCGATGAAGGCAATGAAATGGCCGATGTGCAGGGACGCGAAGTGCGCATGCGGCGTGTCGATGCAAGCGAAGCGGGTCTGACACATGCTCCGGTAGAAGCGATCCGTGGTGGGGATGCGATGCACAATGCCAAGGCGCTCGAAGCGTTATTGATGGGCGCGCCCGGCCCCTATCGTGACGCGGTGCTGTTCAACAGTGCCGGCGCGCTATTGGTTGCGGGCGTGGTGGAAAGCTGGTCAGAAGGAGTTGAGGAAGCCGGAGAAGCAATTGACAAGGGGTTGGCGAAGGCCTTGCTCGCCTGCTGGATAGACACCGCGAAATGA
- a CDS encoding anthranilate synthase component II yields MSQILVIDNYDSFTFNLVHYLMELGVEVEVQRNDAISVTQAMQSGAKGVLISPGPCTPNEAGISLDLVAACADDGMPLLGVCLGHQAIGQHFGGTVARGGLMHGKTSPVNHDGSGVFAGLPSPYNATRYHSLIVEDIPECLVVNAMSETPGLDGTCTMGFRHANLPIHGVQFHPESIATQHGHALLANFLEICGLEPARLNAETSA; encoded by the coding sequence ATGAGCCAGATCCTCGTCATCGACAATTACGATAGCTTCACTTTCAACCTCGTCCATTATCTGATGGAATTAGGCGTAGAGGTTGAAGTGCAGCGCAATGATGCCATCAGCGTGACACAGGCCATGCAGAGCGGAGCAAAGGGTGTGCTTATTTCCCCCGGTCCCTGCACGCCGAATGAAGCGGGCATCTCACTCGATCTGGTCGCCGCCTGTGCCGATGATGGAATGCCGCTGCTCGGCGTGTGTCTCGGCCATCAGGCGATCGGCCAGCATTTCGGAGGCACGGTGGCACGCGGGGGGTTGATGCACGGCAAGACCAGCCCGGTGAACCATGATGGCAGCGGTGTCTTTGCTGGTCTGCCTTCACCGTATAATGCTACGCGCTATCACTCGCTGATCGTGGAGGATATTCCTGAATGTCTCGTTGTGAACGCAATGAGTGAGACACCCGGTCTTGATGGAACTTGCACTATGGGCTTTCGCCACGCCAACTTGCCCATTCATGGGGTGCAATTCCATCCCGAGAGCATCGCCACGCAGCATGGCCACGCATTGCTTGCCAATTTTCTAGAGATCTGCGGCCTGGAACCTGCGCGCCTGAATGCGGAGACTTCGGCATGA